A region of the Paenibacillus sp. J23TS9 genome:
ATCGACGGTATTCAGAAAATGACCCGAGCCTTCGTTCCATGAGTAGTCCTTCAGAAAATGGATTAGCGCAAGGCCCGCATTTATTCCTAAATGGGGTTCCATGCCATGAGCTGCTTTTCCTGCCATATGCAGCACAATCTTTTGATCTTTTTGCTCCATGCGGCCAATAAGCTTCATTTCGCCGCAGTAAGCGCGATATGCCTGCTCCAATGCGTTCAAACGATCCGCCTGGCCAGCCACAACGGCCTCAGCCGCTTCCGGAACCATATTAGCAACTACACCTGAATGAAAAGATACCAGCTCGTAGTCTCCGTTTATTTCTTGACCCTGCTGTGTGGTTGGGAACATGATCCTTGTATTGATCTGTCCCTTCTCGGCACATACAATCGGGAACTCGGCGTCCGGTGTAAAGCCGCATGCCGGCATCGGTTCAAGCTCCTTGTATCTCTCCATGCAGCGGTGCGTTCTTTCCTCATCGGTGCCAAAAATCAGGCGTATCCGGTGCTTGAGCGGCAGTCCAAGATCCTTCACGATTTTCAATGCATAAAAGGAAGCCATGGCCGGCCCCTTATCGTCGATGGCACCGCGGGCATATAATTTCCCGTCCCGGATGGCAGGCTCAAAAGGAGGCGTTATCCATGCACCTGACACAGGCACCACATCCAAATGACTCAGTACTGCGATGTAATGCTCCGCATCTTCCGGTCCGTACTCGGCATAGCCGACCAATCCATCATGATTGCAGATCCTGAAGCCCTCTGCTTCGCACAACCCCAGCATAAAGCGCAGAGCTTCGGCAATTCCCTCACCCATCGGCTGCCCTGGTGCTGCTGTTTCCGGATCAAAGATGCTTTTAATGCCAAGCAGTCCTTTGAGATCATGCAGAATGGCGGCTTCACGGCTAACTGCCTGCTCATACCAATTCATGTACGTCAACTCCTTGCGCTACCGGTTTAGAAGCCTTTCCATCCAAGTCGTTATTATAAAGATGACAGGCTACAAAATGTCCCTTGGCTGCCTCCTGCCACTTCGGCGTCTCAGAGGCACATACCTCCATAGCAAACGGACAGCGGGTACGGAAGCGGCAGCCGCTTGGCGGATCGATCGGGCTTGGCAAATCGCCCTGCAAAACCATGCGTTCCCGGCTTCGCTCAAGCTTCGGATCCGGCAGCGGAATAGCGGACAGCAGCGTCTTCGTATAAGGGTGAAGCGGGTTATCGAACAGCTCGTCGCTTTCGCACAGCTCCACCATCCCCCCCAAATACATCACGCCAATCCGGTCGCTGATATGTTTGACCATGGATAGATCATGCGCAATGAAGAGGTAAGTGAGACCGCGTTCGCGCTGAAGCTTTTTCATCAGATTGACGACCTGAGCCTGGATGGAAACATCCAGCGCGGAGATCGGCTCATCGGCAATGATAAAGCTCGGATTCACGGCAAGCGCCCGGGCAATTCCGATCCGCTGACGCTGTCCGCCTGAAAATTCATGCGGGAAACGTTCGGCATGACTGCGGTTAAGCCCTACCGTATCGAGCAGCTCATGTACCATTTGAAGGCGTTCCTTGCGGTTTTTGGCCAATCCATGGGCATCAATGCCCTCCGCGATAATATCGGTAACCGTCATCCGCTGGTTCAGCGAAGCATACGGATCCTGAAAAATCATCTGGATATCCCGTCTCAGCTGTTTCATCTCGGACTTCGATTTATGTCCATGTATTGGGCTTCCTTTAAACGATGCCGTACCGGAGGTAGCGTCATACAGCCGGATGAGCGTGCGTCCTAGTGTCGACTTGCCGCACCCGGATTCGCCTACGAGACCAAAGGTCTCACCCGGGTAGATTTCGAAGCTGACATCATCGACAGCCTTGAGAATCTGGCCCCTCCCGACATCAAAAAAACGTTTCAGATGGCTGACTTCCACCAGCGGTTTCTTTTCCGTATGCATTACCGTTCACCTCCTGCAAGCGGACGCTCCACCTTCGGTGCTCTGCTGTCCTGCAGCCAGCACGCGGCCTGGTGGGTTCCTGAATGTTCTGTATAAGACGGCATTTGCTCATAGCATATTTCCATCGTGTATGGACAGCGGGCCGCAAACGGACAGCCCTTTGGCGGATCGCTTAAGTCCGGAGGCGTACCCGGAATGGCCAGAAGCTCTTCGCTTTTCTCATGCAGCTTCGGCATGGAGGCCAGCAGGCCCCAAGTATACGGATGTTTCGGCTCATAGAATATTTCATCCACCGTGCCGGTTTCCACAATTTTGCCCGCGTACATGACCGCGACACGTGAAGCCATATGAGCTACAACACCAAGATCATGGGTGATCAGAATAATCGAGGTCTCCATCTGCTGCTGCAGCCGGTTCATCAGCTCCAGAATTTGAGCCTGGATCGTTACGTCCAGTGCGGTTGTCGGCTCATCGGCGATAATCACTTTAGGATTACAGGCCAGCGCAATGGCAATAACGACACGCTGCCGCATCCCTCCCGACAGCTGGTGAGGGTATTGCTTCAGACGTTTTTCCGGATTCGGAATTCCGACCTGGTTCAGCAGCTCCACGGCTCTTTTTGCCGCTTCGTCCCTGCCCATGTTCCGGTGCTTGCGCAGGACTTCGGTAATCTGTCTGCCAATGGTCATCGTCGGATTCAGAGAAGTCATGGGGTCCTGAAAAATCATGGAGATTTCTTTTCCCCGAATGCCCTGCATCTGTTTCTCCGGGAGAGAAGCAAGCTCTTTTCCTTCAAACCGGATCGATCCATTCTTGATCTTTGCGGACTTGGCCAGAAGTCTCATAATGCTCTTCGAGGTGACCGATTTGCCGGACCCCGATTCTCCCACGATAGCCAGTGTTTCTCCTTTGCCGAGGGAAAAGCTGACGTCACGCACCGCCTGAACCTCGCCGGCATATGTGTAAAAGCTCACCTGCAAATCTTTAACTTCCAGCAAGCTGTTCATGGTCATTCCCTCCTATTTCCGCATTCTTGGGTCGAGTGCATCCCGTAACCCGTCACCCAGAATATTAAATGTCACCATAATCAGGACAATGACGATTGAAGGATACAGCAGCAAGTAAGCCTGTGTATTGAGTGATGCGAATCCGTCATTAATCAGCACGCCCAGGGATGACATCGGGGACTGAAGTCCGAGACCGATAA
Encoded here:
- a CDS encoding ABC transporter ATP-binding protein; its protein translation is MHTEKKPLVEVSHLKRFFDVGRGQILKAVDDVSFEIYPGETFGLVGESGCGKSTLGRTLIRLYDATSGTASFKGSPIHGHKSKSEMKQLRRDIQMIFQDPYASLNQRMTVTDIIAEGIDAHGLAKNRKERLQMVHELLDTVGLNRSHAERFPHEFSGGQRQRIGIARALAVNPSFIIADEPISALDVSIQAQVVNLMKKLQRERGLTYLFIAHDLSMVKHISDRIGVMYLGGMVELCESDELFDNPLHPYTKTLLSAIPLPDPKLERSRERMVLQGDLPSPIDPPSGCRFRTRCPFAMEVCASETPKWQEAAKGHFVACHLYNNDLDGKASKPVAQGVDVHELV
- the pepV gene encoding dipeptidase PepV gives rise to the protein MNWYEQAVSREAAILHDLKGLLGIKSIFDPETAAPGQPMGEGIAEALRFMLGLCEAEGFRICNHDGLVGYAEYGPEDAEHYIAVLSHLDVVPVSGAWITPPFEPAIRDGKLYARGAIDDKGPAMASFYALKIVKDLGLPLKHRIRLIFGTDEERTHRCMERYKELEPMPACGFTPDAEFPIVCAEKGQINTRIMFPTTQQGQEINGDYELVSFHSGVVANMVPEAAEAVVAGQADRLNALEQAYRAYCGEMKLIGRMEQKDQKIVLHMAGKAAHGMEPHLGINAGLALIHFLKDYSWNEGSGHFLNTVDTLLYDDVYGHALGIAMEDDISGPLTVNSGLLQYDPQGESFFHINLRFPICGTYDELLKKISAKIAVHRLEMEPPSLKKPHHVPEDHPMIRALQETYLAETGQAAELLSTGGGTYAAHFPMGVAFGPLFPGMESTAHQPNEYIEIELLLRSTAIYARAVSELGNLKL
- a CDS encoding ABC transporter ATP-binding protein, with translation MNSLLEVKDLQVSFYTYAGEVQAVRDVSFSLGKGETLAIVGESGSGKSVTSKSIMRLLAKSAKIKNGSIRFEGKELASLPEKQMQGIRGKEISMIFQDPMTSLNPTMTIGRQITEVLRKHRNMGRDEAAKRAVELLNQVGIPNPEKRLKQYPHQLSGGMRQRVVIAIALACNPKVIIADEPTTALDVTIQAQILELMNRLQQQMETSIILITHDLGVVAHMASRVAVMYAGKIVETGTVDEIFYEPKHPYTWGLLASMPKLHEKSEELLAIPGTPPDLSDPPKGCPFAARCPYTMEICYEQMPSYTEHSGTHQAACWLQDSRAPKVERPLAGGER